A part of Streptomyces sp. DSM 40750 genomic DNA contains:
- a CDS encoding FAD binding domain-containing protein has product MHPFSFTKVSDTREALNAGQRGGRYIAGGTTLVDLMRETVERPDTLVDISDLPLRDVTVTERGGLRIGALVRMAEAAAHPKVRTLYPVVFQALELSASAQLRNMATIGGNIMQRTRCTYFRDVSAACNKREPGSGCAAREGFNRTHAILGTSESCVATHPSDVAVAFAALEARVHLLSPDGTERTVAFADFLLRPGNTPNREQAVRKGELITAVEIPALPRPLKSGYLKVRDRQSYEFALTSAAVALHIRGGVIREAKVAVGGVGTVPWKLPAVEHRLIGERASDALWAEASKAAAEGARPLQHNGFKVELLQRTVERQLRIVGGGK; this is encoded by the coding sequence ATGCACCCCTTCTCCTTCACCAAGGTCTCCGACACCCGTGAGGCACTCAACGCCGGGCAGCGCGGCGGGCGCTACATCGCCGGGGGCACCACCCTGGTCGACCTGATGCGCGAGACCGTCGAACGCCCGGACACGCTGGTCGACATCAGCGATCTGCCGCTGCGGGACGTGACCGTCACCGAGCGCGGAGGCCTGCGCATCGGCGCCCTCGTACGGATGGCGGAGGCCGCCGCCCACCCCAAGGTCCGCACCCTCTACCCGGTCGTCTTCCAGGCGCTGGAGCTGAGCGCCTCCGCCCAGCTGCGCAACATGGCCACCATCGGTGGCAACATCATGCAACGCACCCGCTGTACGTACTTCCGTGACGTGAGCGCCGCCTGCAACAAGCGCGAGCCCGGCTCGGGTTGCGCGGCGCGGGAAGGCTTCAACCGCACCCACGCCATCCTCGGCACCTCGGAGTCCTGCGTGGCCACGCACCCCTCCGACGTCGCCGTGGCTTTCGCGGCGCTGGAGGCGAGAGTGCACCTGCTGAGCCCGGACGGGACCGAGCGCACCGTCGCCTTCGCCGACTTCCTGTTGCGGCCCGGCAACACCCCGAACCGTGAACAGGCCGTCCGCAAAGGCGAGTTGATTACCGCGGTGGAGATTCCGGCCCTTCCGCGTCCGCTGAAGTCCGGCTACCTGAAGGTGCGGGACCGGCAGTCGTACGAGTTCGCCCTGACCTCGGCCGCCGTCGCGCTGCACATACGCGGCGGAGTGATCCGCGAGGCGAAGGTGGCCGTCGGCGGCGTGGGCACCGTGCCCTGGAAGCTGCCCGCCGTCGAGCACCGTCTCATCGGCGAGCGCGCCTCGGACGCGCTGTGGGCCGAGGCGTCCAAGGCGGCGGCGGAAGGGGCCCGCCCCCTCCAACACAACGGTTTCAAGGTCGAGTTGCTTCAGCGGACCGTCGAACGCCAGCTACGCATCGTAGGAGGTGGCAAATGA
- a CDS encoding TetR/AcrR family transcriptional regulator produces the protein MAVDLFLREGFDKVTLDDLAAAAGASRSTFRRYFASKEEAVLSVFDARGRQVADAVRARPADEDDWTALRHGLDVAIEHYRQDPARALTMTRLVLDTPALCARQLEKQRGWWPALANALVERTDSPQPLTPAISVKAAAALDCLNIALDHWIASDSRPDLVDLLDQAFAALSPR, from the coding sequence GTGGCGGTGGACCTGTTCCTGCGTGAGGGATTCGACAAGGTCACGCTCGATGACCTGGCCGCCGCTGCTGGGGCGTCCCGCAGTACCTTCCGCCGGTACTTCGCCAGCAAGGAAGAGGCGGTTCTCAGCGTCTTCGACGCGCGCGGCAGGCAGGTCGCCGACGCCGTACGCGCCCGCCCGGCCGACGAAGACGACTGGACGGCGCTGCGTCACGGGTTGGACGTCGCCATCGAGCACTACCGTCAGGACCCGGCCCGGGCCCTGACGATGACCCGGCTCGTCCTCGACACACCCGCCCTGTGCGCCCGGCAGTTGGAGAAGCAGCGCGGCTGGTGGCCTGCCCTGGCCAATGCCCTCGTCGAGCGCACCGACTCCCCGCAGCCCCTGACGCCGGCCATCTCCGTGAAGGCGGCCGCCGCGCTGGACTGTCTCAACATCGCTCTCGACCACTGGATCGCCTCCGACAGCCGTCCCGACCTCGTCGACCTGCTGGACCAGGCATTCGCCGCGCTCAGCCCCCGCTGA
- a CDS encoding (2Fe-2S)-binding protein produces the protein MTTELPDSPIELSEGPAPVPTRRTFIATTAAVGGVVAAGGLTAGSVLAGQEAPAAEAPPSGRLSLTVNGERRTVTIDNRTSLLDLLREHLGLTGSKKGCNAGACGACTVLVDGSRVNSCLILAVRLEGAEVTTIEGLADGDRLHSLQAAFVEQDAFQCGFCTPGQIMSGVGCIEEGHTDSAEEIREWMSGNICRCGCYVKIVKAVDQAAHGK, from the coding sequence ATGACCACCGAACTTCCGGACTCACCCATCGAACTGTCCGAAGGACCCGCGCCGGTGCCCACTCGGCGCACCTTCATCGCGACGACAGCCGCCGTCGGTGGTGTGGTCGCGGCGGGTGGCCTGACCGCGGGGTCGGTCCTGGCCGGTCAGGAGGCGCCGGCCGCCGAGGCTCCGCCCAGCGGTCGACTCTCGCTGACCGTCAACGGCGAGCGGCGCACGGTCACGATCGACAACCGGACCTCACTGCTGGACCTGCTGCGCGAACACCTCGGGCTGACAGGTTCCAAGAAGGGCTGCAACGCGGGTGCCTGCGGGGCCTGCACGGTCCTGGTCGACGGCAGCCGGGTCAACTCCTGCCTGATACTGGCGGTGCGCCTGGAGGGCGCCGAGGTAACCACCATCGAGGGACTCGCCGACGGCGACCGGCTGCACTCGCTGCAGGCGGCGTTCGTCGAGCAGGACGCGTTCCAGTGCGGCTTCTGCACTCCCGGTCAGATCATGTCCGGCGTCGGCTGCATCGAGGAGGGCCACACGGACTCCGCCGAGGAGATCCGGGAGTGGATGAGCGGCAACATCTGCCGATGCGGCTGTTACGTCAAGATCGTCAAGGCGGTCGACCAAGCCGCCCACGGGAAATGA
- a CDS encoding SDR family oxidoreductase: protein MSGFGRPVTASHGFGLPREIAEAVAYLASEGAAFLHGAFLLVDGGASLV from the coding sequence TTGAGCGGCTTCGGCCGGCCTGTCACTGCGTCGCACGGTTTCGGCCTGCCGCGCGAGATCGCCGAAGCCGTCGCATACCTCGCCTCCGAGGGCGCCGCCTTCCTTCATGGCGCGTTCCTGCTTGTCGACGGAGGCGCGAGCCTCGTCTGA
- a CDS encoding SMP-30/gluconolactonase/LRE family protein, which translates to METSTAVPTATLLNKRFRLAAAIAATAAVLVSTPSASASTATETSPKPVVTDVKTLAAFDFAAGDSPENLTVNPDNSLTVSMLGSVAGKRPALVRIAPSGRSQVIVAGQPGDTFTGNTRDRGGNIYYNVASSDSARAGVWTLPPGGTPRRIAALPTDGLPNGLALDPAGRTLYAADSNKATVWSVPVSGGTATAWLTDPVLAGDPSVPLGANGLRFHKGAVWVSNLAKGTLLRIPVTATGAPGRIHTVTSSLTGVDDFNFLNDRSDVVFAAQNGLNQVALVHPDGTTETVLTSKDGLASPTSTAVRGNRLYVTNAGLAEPHDAKVQRGTIDPAVLNCDRTS; encoded by the coding sequence ATGGAAACCTCCACAGCAGTCCCCACCGCAACCCTCCTGAACAAGCGGTTCAGACTCGCGGCGGCGATCGCCGCGACGGCGGCCGTTCTCGTCTCGACGCCGTCCGCGTCCGCATCCACGGCGACGGAGACATCCCCGAAGCCGGTCGTCACCGACGTCAAGACCCTCGCCGCCTTCGACTTCGCGGCCGGCGACTCCCCGGAGAACCTCACCGTCAACCCGGACAACTCACTGACCGTCTCCATGCTGGGCAGCGTGGCGGGCAAGCGTCCGGCACTCGTGCGGATCGCCCCGTCCGGGCGCAGCCAGGTGATCGTCGCCGGGCAGCCGGGCGACACGTTCACCGGCAACACGCGCGACCGCGGCGGCAACATCTACTACAACGTGGCCTCCTCCGACTCCGCCCGGGCCGGCGTATGGACGCTGCCCCCCGGCGGCACCCCGCGCCGCATCGCCGCCCTGCCCACCGACGGACTCCCCAACGGCCTGGCCCTCGACCCGGCGGGACGCACCCTGTACGCGGCCGACAGCAACAAGGCCACCGTATGGAGCGTCCCGGTATCCGGTGGAACGGCGACCGCCTGGCTGACCGACCCCGTCCTCGCGGGAGACCCGTCCGTACCCCTCGGCGCGAACGGGCTCCGCTTCCACAAGGGCGCCGTCTGGGTCTCCAACCTCGCGAAGGGCACCCTGTTGCGGATCCCGGTCACCGCCACCGGCGCCCCCGGCCGGATCCACACCGTGACCAGCAGCCTCACCGGCGTTGACGACTTCAACTTCCTCAACGACCGTTCCGACGTGGTGTTCGCCGCGCAGAACGGCCTCAACCAGGTCGCGCTCGTCCACCCCGACGGGACCACCGAAACCGTCCTGACGTCCAAGGACGGCCTCGCTTCCCCCACCTCCACCGCTGTGCGCGGAAACCGGCTCTACGTCACCAACGCCGGTCTCGCCGAGCCCCACGACGCGAAGGTGCAGCGCGGAACGATCGACCCCGCCGTGCTGAACTGCGACCGGACCTCCTGA
- a CDS encoding helix-turn-helix transcriptional regulator: MAREQRSGGSGGTELGRFLRARRTRVKPGDVGLPAVSGLRRTPGLRREELATLAGISIDYYARLERGTETRPSPSVIDAIARALRLGKAEHKHLRELAASADGNVAAPTTVPSRSVPPGTELILESLRPNPAYVVGRTFELLAANPGGLHLFAGIEDWQGEQRNLARYVFLHPAARDLFDNWDDAVRSSVAWLRGLAGIEPEAPDLALIVDELLRKSPEFARMWDRYDVKGNSSGRHTYHHPVVGELALGYQGMTLNGTNSQHLVVFYAEPDTPAYDAMVLLDKSAQVRASKSSTSPAQ; this comes from the coding sequence ATGGCACGTGAGCAGCGCAGTGGCGGTAGCGGCGGCACCGAGCTGGGGCGCTTTCTGCGAGCACGTCGCACTCGGGTGAAGCCCGGCGACGTCGGCCTGCCGGCCGTCTCCGGATTGCGCCGCACCCCGGGGCTGCGCCGCGAGGAACTGGCCACCCTCGCCGGCATCAGCATCGACTACTACGCACGCCTGGAGCGCGGGACCGAGACCCGTCCCAGCCCGTCCGTGATCGACGCCATCGCCCGCGCGCTGCGCCTGGGGAAGGCCGAGCACAAGCACCTGCGAGAGCTCGCCGCGAGCGCCGACGGCAACGTGGCAGCGCCGACGACGGTGCCCAGCCGGTCCGTACCTCCGGGCACCGAGTTGATCCTGGAGAGCCTGCGGCCCAATCCCGCGTACGTAGTCGGCCGCACCTTCGAACTGCTCGCCGCCAACCCCGGCGGACTGCACCTGTTCGCCGGAATCGAGGACTGGCAGGGGGAGCAGCGCAACCTGGCGCGCTACGTCTTCCTCCACCCCGCGGCCCGCGACCTGTTCGACAACTGGGACGACGCGGTCCGCAGCTCCGTCGCATGGCTGCGCGGCCTGGCCGGCATCGAGCCGGAGGCCCCCGACCTCGCACTCATAGTCGACGAACTCCTGCGCAAAAGCCCCGAGTTCGCACGCATGTGGGACCGCTACGACGTCAAGGGAAACTCCAGCGGCCGCCACACGTACCACCACCCCGTCGTCGGTGAACTCGCCCTGGGTTACCAGGGAATGACGCTGAACGGCACCAACAGCCAGCACCTGGTCGTCTTCTACGCCGAGCCCGACACCCCCGCGTACGACGCGATGGTCCTCCTCGACAAGTCCGCGCAGGTCCGGGCCTCGAAATCGTCGACGTCGCCTGCGCAGTAG
- a CDS encoding Na+/H+ antiporter yields MLGLELVVVLCATVLVCQVAGDRLRIAPPILLLAAGALLGFVPALREVHLPPEAMLLLFLPALLYWESLTTSLRGIRQDLRGIMLMSTALVILTAWAVAAVAHTLGLPWGPAWVLGAAVAPTDATTVGVLARMLPRRSITLLRAESLINDGTALVVYGLAVGITVGEEHFSVPQVGWLFLLAYVGGAAAGAVTAWLGIQLRRRLDDPLLGNVVTIGTPFTAFLLAELIEASGVLAVVVAGLIMSQVGPRLTGAATRRQAQAFWSLSTFLLNASLFVLVGLEAQSAVRELTSDDLTHALITVGVVSVVLVAVRFAFQFAAVYLIRLLDRRPQQRLRRMSHRARVVGGVTGFRGAVSLAVALSVPETLDSGAPFPDRDVIVFVTSGVIMLTLVMQGLLLPRVVRWARLPRDTSAEEERSLAETTAAEEALKALPEVAAGLGTAPEVADWTRHEYETHLRVVRADDDADDPVVLRHKEDYTALSLALLARKRATVVRLRDENHIDDTVLRQVQAYLDIEEVRLSGAELSD; encoded by the coding sequence GTGCTCGGTCTCGAACTCGTCGTGGTCCTGTGCGCGACCGTGCTCGTGTGCCAGGTCGCGGGAGACCGCCTTCGCATTGCCCCGCCCATCCTGCTGCTGGCGGCGGGAGCACTCCTGGGATTCGTCCCGGCACTGCGTGAGGTGCATCTGCCGCCGGAGGCGATGCTGCTGCTGTTCCTCCCGGCCCTCCTGTACTGGGAGAGCCTGACGACCTCGCTGCGCGGGATCCGGCAGGACCTGCGCGGCATCATGCTGATGAGCACCGCGCTGGTCATCCTCACCGCCTGGGCCGTGGCAGCCGTCGCACACACGCTGGGACTGCCGTGGGGGCCCGCATGGGTCCTCGGAGCGGCCGTCGCACCCACCGACGCGACCACGGTCGGAGTCCTCGCCCGTATGCTGCCCCGCCGCAGCATCACCCTGCTGCGCGCCGAAAGCCTGATCAACGACGGCACGGCCCTGGTCGTCTACGGCCTGGCCGTCGGCATCACCGTCGGCGAGGAGCATTTCAGCGTGCCGCAGGTCGGGTGGCTCTTCCTCCTCGCCTACGTCGGCGGAGCCGCGGCCGGAGCCGTGACCGCCTGGCTCGGCATCCAACTGCGCCGCCGCCTGGACGACCCCCTGCTGGGGAACGTGGTGACGATCGGCACGCCCTTCACCGCGTTCCTGCTCGCCGAACTGATCGAGGCGTCCGGAGTCCTGGCTGTTGTGGTGGCCGGGCTGATCATGAGCCAGGTGGGCCCACGCCTGACCGGGGCGGCGACGCGGCGGCAGGCGCAGGCGTTCTGGTCGCTGTCCACGTTCCTGCTCAACGCCTCCCTGTTCGTCCTCGTCGGCCTGGAGGCACAGTCCGCCGTCCGTGAACTGACCAGCGACGACCTCACGCACGCCCTGATCACCGTCGGGGTCGTGTCCGTGGTGCTCGTCGCCGTGCGTTTCGCCTTCCAGTTCGCCGCCGTGTACCTCATCCGCCTACTGGACCGCCGCCCACAGCAGCGGCTGCGCCGGATGAGCCACCGGGCCCGGGTGGTCGGTGGAGTCACCGGCTTCCGGGGCGCGGTGTCACTGGCCGTGGCGCTGTCGGTACCGGAGACCCTCGACTCGGGCGCACCCTTCCCCGACCGCGATGTGATCGTCTTCGTCACCTCCGGGGTCATCATGCTGACCCTGGTGATGCAGGGCCTGCTCCTGCCGCGCGTCGTCCGCTGGGCCCGACTTCCCCGCGACACCTCCGCCGAGGAGGAGCGTTCCCTCGCCGAGACGACCGCCGCCGAGGAAGCCCTCAAGGCGCTGCCGGAGGTGGCCGCCGGTCTCGGCACCGCCCCTGAGGTCGCCGACTGGACGCGCCACGAGTACGAGACCCACCTGCGCGTCGTACGCGCCGACGACGATGCCGACGACCCCGTGGTCCTGCGCCACAAGGAGGACTACACCGCGCTGAGCCTCGCCCTCCTCGCCCGCAAACGCGCCACCGTCGTCAGACTCCGCGACGAGAACCACATCGACGACACCGTGCTGCGCCAGGTACAGGCCTACCTCGACATCGAGGAAGTACGCCTGTCCGGGGCCGAGTTGAGCGACTGA